One Hevea brasiliensis isolate MT/VB/25A 57/8 chromosome 5, ASM3005281v1, whole genome shotgun sequence genomic region harbors:
- the LOC110667691 gene encoding pentatricopeptide repeat-containing protein CRP1, chloroplastic, whose translation MQPNFCPTSPSLPSLHGMSPFFLVCSSRPKGSLLHKYSTSPCNVMRNNDVKEVNVITMKNNKSITRPTNESTSGEEPSTESYNCCICDCCKVGNIDEAMTLLAQMESLGCRPNSSSYTFLIEALLNVGRTLEADALFQEMLCFGLKPRLKLYNILLRGFLKKGLLGLADRVLRIMEEMGICRNQETYEILLDCNVNAGRLGDTWSLINEMKRKGFQLNSFVYSKVIGLYRDNGMWKKAIGIIEEIREMGIPLDKHIYNSIIDTFGKCGKLDEALEVFSDMQEQGIRPDIVTWNYLIHWHCKSGKLSKALHLFAKMQEKGFHPDPKIFVTIIGGLAEQGKWDTIKENFEIMKSWGHNESLVIYAILVDIYGQYGKFQDAEECISALTSEGIQPSASMFCALANAYAQQGLCDQTVKVLQLMEAEGIEPNLIMLNVLINAFGVAGRHIEALTIYQHMKENGISPDVVTYSTLMKAFIRARKFDKVPQIYNEMESSGCTPDWKARQMLQTALMVLERRH comes from the exons ATGCAGCCCAATTTCTGTCCCACATCACCTTCGTTGCCCTCCCTTCATGGGATGTCTCCTTTCTTTTTGGTTTGCTCAAGTCGCCCCAAAGGCAGCCTATTGCACAAGTACTCTACTAGTCCCTGTAATGTTATGCGAAACAATGATGTGAAGGAGGTTAATGTAATAACAATGAAGAATAATAAATCCATTACTAGGCCAACGAATGAGTCCACAAGTGGAGAAGAACCCTCTACTGAATCATACAACTGCTGCATTTGTGACTGTTGCAAAGTTGGGAATATTGATGAGGCCATGACTCTTCTAGCTCAAATGGAGTCTCTGGGTTGTCGTCCCAATTCCTCATCGTACACTTTTTTGATTGAAGCTCTATTGAATGTTGGCAGGACTTTGGAAGCTGATGCTTTATTTCAAGAGATGTTATGTTTCGGGTTGAAGCCAAGACTAAAATTGTACAACATATTGCTTCGGGGGTTTTTGAAGAAAGGCCTCTTAGGGCTTGCAGACAGGGTTTTAAGGATAATGGAAGAAATGGGTATTTGTAGAAATCAAGAAACTTATGAGATCCTTTTGGATTGCAATGTCAATGCTGGGCGGTTAGGAGATACTTGGTCCTTAATCAATGAAATGAAGCGGAAGGGTTTTCAGCTTAATTCATTTGTCTACAGTAAGGTTATTGGTCTTTATAGAGATAATGGGATGTGGAAGAAAGCTATAGGCATCATTGAAGAGATCAGGGAGATGGGGATTCCACTTGACAAGCATATTTATAACAGCATTATTGATACCTTTGGGAAGTGTGGTAAGCTGGATGAAGCCTTAGAAGTGTTTTCAGATATGCAAGAACAGGGTATAAGGCCTGATATCGTGACTTGGAATTATTTAATCCATTGGCATTGTAAATCTGGAAAGCTCAGTAAAGCTCTTCATTTGTTTGCTAAGATGCAAGAAAAGGGGTTCCATCCTGATCCTAAGATCTTCGTCACCATTATTGGTGGCTTGGCAGAGCAGGGAAAGTGGGACACTATAAAGGAAAACTTTGAGATTATGAAATCATGGGGCCATAATGAAAGCTTGGTCATTTATGCGATCCTTGTTGATATTTACGGGCAATATGGTAAATTTCAGGATGCTGAAGAGTGCATATCTGCTTTAACGTCAGAAGGCATTCAACCTTCTGCTAGCATGTTTTGCGCATTAGCAAATGCTTATGCTCAGCAG GGTTTATGTGATCAGACAGTGAAGGTGCTTCAGCTTATGGAAGCGGAAGGAATTGAACCAAATCTCATAATGCTGAATGTATTGATCAATGCTTTTGGTGTTGCTGGGAGACATATAGAGGCATTAACTATTTATCAACATATGAAAGAAAAT GGCATTAGTCCTGATGTGGTTACATACAGTACACTTATGAAGGCTTTTATCCGAGCAAGGAAGTTTGATAAG GTTCCTCAAATATACAATGAAATGGAATCTTCTGGATGCACTCCAGATTGGAAGGCTAGACAGATGTTACAGACTGCACTAATGGTACTTGAACGGAGGCACT GA
- the LOC110667693 gene encoding late embryogenesis abundant protein At5g17165, whose protein sequence is MAANSKSTQGIASLGKRVVTQIWTANYSSPRSASAFTVARRAAHTSVYDKNLDDQVQPSVVPDDVIQPQSNKYWAPHPQTGVFGPATDAHSASGRESGFSTASANGGQSSVLEEKAWFRPTSLEDLEKPNHHA, encoded by the exons ATGGCCGCCAATTCGAAGAGTACTCAAGGGATCGCCAGCTTGGGAAAGCGAGTTGTCACCCAGATCTGGACTGCTAACTACTCATCACCCCGCTCTGCTTCTGCCTTCACTGTGGCCAG GAGGGCAGCACACACATCCGTATACGACAAGAACCTTGATGATCAGGTTCAGCCAAGTGTGGTTCCAGACGATGTGATTCAACCCCAGTCCAACAAATATTGGGCACCACATCCACAAACCGGTGTCTTTGGGCCTGCCACCGACGCACATTCGGCGTCAGGCCGAGAGAGTGGCTTCTCAACCGCATCTGCTAACGGTGGTCAGAGCTCAGTTTTGGAGGAAAAGGCCTGGTTCCGCCCCACTAGTCTTGAGGACTTGGAGAAGCCGAACCACCACGCTTGA